A region of the Sarcophilus harrisii chromosome 3, mSarHar1.11, whole genome shotgun sequence genome:
AAGTTTCTTAGCATGCACAagtatgattttataaataaaaaacaattctatatcccaaaacattttatctttataattttttttagattggCTTCAATGCTGATGAAGCACACAATATTGTGAAAGAGGTAGGtaatatacatttattcattGCATTTCATTGTGCTAATTGATAGTTGTTTTGATATAATTtacttcctttgtaattctatatattttattttttatagattagaaGCATTCTGAAAAGGGTCCAAAGGCTTCATTAGACCAGAACTATCAGCCTACCTCCATTTTTTGTATACTCCATAAGCTAtgaattgtttttatgttttaaaatcattcttagcTTATGGACCAATCAACAGCAGGCACTGAGCCACATTTGGCTTATGTACTAAATTTTGCTGACTCCTGCACTAGATGAtgatgacacaaaaaaggttaactTCTGTtgtatagaaaaatatttgatgAACTTGGAGTCAGTAGCTCTGGTTAAATAAAAACCATTAAATGTTCTTTGAACATtggttttaatatatatatatatgtaataatctGCATGTATATGTGATAATTTGAAgtatacctagcatttatataaatatattgctttgatgtttgcaaagtgctcacatatattatcttatttgatcacaGCAACCTGTGAGTGATGTGCTATCATCATCTGTATTTTACAGAGGAACTAAGGTTTAAGGAggctgacttgcccagagccacaaactagttaagtatctgagacaggatttgactccaggtctaataCCAGCCATTGTGATCCCTAgctatgtctgtatatatgtttaacatgtttagttttcttggaaaaatatttgtttcaggTAATCTTTTGCTATTTCTATCTTAATTCACCTCTGTAATCAGTACTTATTCTTTGTTCTCATGTACTTTTAGTGTATAGATGCTATATTGGGCGGTGTGGATTATAATCAGAATAATGTCAACCAATGGACTGCAGCTATAGTGGAACAATCCTTAACACATTTGGTAAAGTTAGGgaagacatataaatatataggtaaGTAGTAGGGTCTGTATTCACTAATTTACTCTTTCTATTCCTCATGactttttatatgaaatttaCAACCTTCCTTTTCAAATCCTTGGATCTCTTGAATCCAAGTGATCTCTTTGATTTGGGAGTTGCCTGCAACAATGCAAATTGTAGCTGATTGATAACTGATTTTTCTGTTCTAGTCTGTTATTCTTTCAAAATTTCACTATATCCAACATACTGAAGGCCTCACTTTTTCCTGACATAATGGTACCTGCTTAGAGCTGTGTAATGTGATTATCATACTTGATGtgtcatctctccatcttttcttcctattataCAATTCTTTGATGAAGTCCTTTACTGTTATTCTTGGAGTTCCTCATTGATTATGTGATGCAACctcatatcatttttttctttttgtttgtttaattctgAGCCCAACTCGTCCATCTTTATTCTCTATCCCAGATAAACATACTGGTAGACAAGCTCTGTAGATCAACCACCCAAAAGCATATTGAATTTTGGGCAGTAGACATTTTACATCTGTCATTACATCATCATCCACAGGGAACCCATTTTCAAACTGGATACTGGACTGTATGTTTTTCATCACAGTGGTGAATACCTTTGATGAGCATAAAGTCTCTGTTTCACATCTTGTCTGATGTTCGTTATTGAACatcatattgaattttttttcaagaaatcctGCATGATTATGATGGCAAGACTCCCTGCTGTAAAACATAACATTTTTGTTTCactatatcaaatgcttttttggggAGGCTTTATATTCTTCACATCTTTTAGTTAACTATCAGATGGCAAAGATATAGTCCATTGTTGAATTTCACATGTGAAGTCTCAAGCTCCTACTACTAGTGTTCAAAGCCTTCTGTGTAAGCTGAAAGCCTTCAGTTCTCTTTTTCATAAACCATACTTTCCCATGTACCttccctaatccctcttaatCAGGTATGATATCTCCTTCACCTCAACCCTTGTATCAATTTAATTATAACTCCCCTTTAACTCTTAACATAGTCTGAATTGCATTCTATTTACTCTTCTATATTGTAAACTCTTTAAGATGGGAGCCTActgttgtttatttatatttgtatccccactaATTCCTTGAGCTTAATAGCTCctcagcaaatatttgttgaatgaatgagttaATCAGCCAACAAATGGTATGAAACTTTCCACAGTTCCTCTTGTAGGTTATGCAAAAAAATTCAGAGCCTCTCCCTACACATGAAACTAATTTAGTATGTGAACagtcttaaactttttctttactAATGTTATCTCCAACTACTATCCTCAGCACTACTACTACTCACATTATGTGGAAATGACCCTGCATCCTCAAAGGCTTTATCATGCAAAGACTTTAACCATAGCAGtttatattgagaaaaaaaaaaggttttgaatgtAGGTCTAGTAACGTTAACTATATGTTATCCAAGATCCAGCTTTGCTAAATGTGGAGAGGTTCATTACTAGGTTGGCCAAGCAGTGATATATTCTTTGGTCACAGCAATTCTTGAAGACTATCTTATGGGTTAGAGAGGGATGGAATAATAAtcataccaaagaaatcacagatttttgaAGTATTAAATTATTGAAGTAAACTAAtatactttgttattttttttatccacTCACTATTTGTTCtgttattcattatttttgtagATTTCATACCTATGAAATCAAACATTACTTTGTTAAAGGTATGAAAACttcatgtatctttttttttaatctttttcacttttgatttcatttatgcatcttctctttgtttttgagctcactcattttgtatttttatcttttagttACTTGTGCAGTGATGCAGAAGAGTGGATCCGGTTTACACACAGCCAGTTCATGTTTTTGGGATACTACATCTGATGGTAAGCGCTTTGAAAGACATT
Encoded here:
- the DYNLT3 gene encoding dynein light chain Tctex-type 3 isoform X1, whose amino-acid sequence is MEEYQPHHDEIGFNADEAHNIVKECIDAILGGVDYNQNNVNQWTAAIVEQSLTHLVKLGKTYKYIVTCAVMQKSGSGLHTASSCFWDTTSDGTCTIRWENQTMNCIVNVFAIAIIL
- the DYNLT3 gene encoding dynein light chain Tctex-type 3 isoform X2 → MEEYQPHHDEIGFNADEAHNIVKECIDAILGGVDYNQNNVNQWTAAIVEQSLTHLVKLGKTYKYIVTCAVMQKSGSGLHTASSCFWDTTSDEFPG